Below is a window of Candidozyma auris chromosome 3, complete sequence DNA.
TTATTGGATCCTTCGATGCCCATGTTGCTGAGACGATTGCCCCACCAGTCTAGTTCGTCTTTGTTGTACTGGACGGTGAAAAATATTAGCAAGGCGCTGAAAGCCACTCCAGCAGAGAGCGCACTCGTCAAGATATAGTTGTATTTCTCCCACCAGATGGTGTACGTCCGTTTGATGCGGTTCATGAAGATAAACGACAAGTAAAGCCCCATGGTGAAGTACAGCAAATTGTATGGAGCATAGCTCAAAAACCCGCCAAGTATAATAGTCGGCTGGAACGACCTGGTGATATTTCTGGggccaatcttcttgaaaagagcCATGGGGATCACCATTACTGCACCAAGCAAAAAACACCATTTGAGAACGGGGTATATGCCTCCAAAGACTTTCGCTGGCCCAATTTCTCCATATTGAATACTAGAAAAAAAGTATGTATTAGCACCGGGGCATCTAAGCCTGTTCTTCTGATGTAGCTCGCAAATGTCAGGGATGTTGTCCATCTGCCAATTTGCAATGAAGAGAGCCACAAATACACTAAGAAAAGTCAGTATGATCTGCCCACGAAAGATGGCTCTTGGGGGAATTTTTGTGTAGTGAGCGAGCTTTTGATCCGTGATGTAGTTGGATGCTTGAGAGTCAATGTTGTAGCCATAGGCTTTGAGTGTTATGAGTGCAATTCCGGAATTGGGAATGGCATACCCAACAATGAGTTCCACCAACACGTTTAAACCAAAAGTAAAGCCCGTCACGGACGCAATGGCGGTGATGGGTATaagaaacaagaaattgataccgatggtgaagaaaatccCCCAGACTGGAGTTTCGACGGGGTAAAATATAACACATATGAGGGCGAAGCTAACACTCACAATCAATATCGTCACGAACCACCAGCTTGGCACCTCTTTATAATGCGACATCATCTGACAGTGGGGGTCAGTCCCAAACCGGCGATAATTCGAGTCATGATCCTTCTGAAAAGCATCCTTTAAAGTGAGCCAGATATTGGCAAAGCTTTGTTTCATCGAGGACCATTCTGTTACCGTATGATACAAGATTGCAAAAGGGTACATACAGAAGTAGGCACCATAAAGAACCAAGTTGGCTGCAGCAAAATATGGCGGGCCGTATTCCATATACTTCTTATGGTCAAAGCTTTTGTTTTCATTAAGGATCTTCTTGACGTTGTAAACTTCACctttgttgttgaaaagaCGATTCGAGTTAATTGGGAAGTATGATGTCCacttgttgttggagtAATACACCATGAGTATAGTGACGAAACCTAGAAGCATCCCAATGTATTGATTGGCATATGTGTAGAATGGAATAGTCAAGCAGCCAGCCATGTCTATGATGTTCCAGTCTAAGGAAGGAAGTGGGTTGAGACCCAAGCCTTGATTTGTGCCTGTAATGTTAACAAGGTGGATCAGGTTTGGCAGGAACCACGTTGGCCAGTTGAACGTGGAAAGGGCCTTAAATAAATAGGAAGGAAGCCAGTTGTAGCAAAAGCTGGCCATAAATAcgacaaagaaaaaagaataccGAGATATCTTCCAGCCATTTATGTTTGTGGGAGGATCCTCGTTCATGAGAGCTCTGTTGAGAGCAATAGTGGGCAATAGTGTGGGCCACATTGCTTTTTTCGGGTAAACGCAAACCTTGAGCATCAAGAAGGCGAACGCAAAGCCCAAGAATTGCGTTGATAAAGCAAACATCACCTGGTACGTCCAGGAGACCCACTCAAGGCCATAGAAGCGATCAAGCTTCATGACGAAGAAGTTGTAAATGGAATAAGGAGTTCCAGCGGAGCACGAGTAGATGATGGTGGCCAACATCATTTCTTTATAATTCCACGGCCCTGGGTTTATGTCAAAGTACCTCCCCAAGATCTTAATTTTCTTATTGGGTGCAAATGCCTTCTCCCAGAGTCTTCCACTGGGCAATAGTAGAAGCTGCACGGTACTGCTGGAAAGCGTTATACTCGGTAGTCTATGAacgaagaagttgtttaTGAGCGATCCCACAAGAGTCCAAGATAGTCCAATCACATAAACACGAAGCGTCTCTGCCGGAATCGTGTGGTCGTCATATGGATCCACAACTGCTCTTACTTCCGGGTACGGAGAGTGGAATGCAACCAAAGCCGCTTCAAGACGCACCTCAAGGGCCCAAGTATCGTAAGTTTTATCCAGAATAGAGCTATCCATCTTAGTTTCCCCACTTATATCCAGATCCAgctggctcttcttggGAAGGTGTGCAAGTAACCTCTCTATCAAATGGTAGTCTGCCAGAGGGAAGTTGACATCGCCCGTGTGTTCCGCCAACGTGTCTCGTAGAATCACTATGGCGTCTTCGATCTTTAAACCTTCGATTTTTTCGATCATAAACTGTGCCAGCCGAGGCAAGTCGTCGAGGGACTCATACAGTGTGGGTTGGCCCATACGAGCTAGGATTGTGATGATCTCCTCATGAGAGAGTGAGAAGCCCAAGCTGGACTTAGACTCGTTCCGAGGCTCGTCGTCTTCTCTCGGGAACTGCTGGAGCTCTATGTACTCTTGAGGCATGTAGCTTTCGAAGGATTGCAGTTGATTTTGGCACTTAGTTTCCCCAGTTTTTTAGTGCGAGCTATCTCTAGCCGAATAAGGTAACAATATCGAATTGTGATAAATAAGAACATTACTCGAGATTTTGATACAAATCAACTTGATTAAATGATCCATAAGCTGATGGCTAAaatttttggtgaaatttttcttcacaaaGGACAAGAATGAGCCTTCTGTCGAAGGTTCGTACTACATAATTACACATACGACAAGGCACAAACTTATAGAGCTACAAACGTTACTTTTTTCGACAACACAAATAAATAATCCTGGTGGGCCTGTGATCATAAGAGTGCAAAACCCACTCTCCGTGCTTACATGGCCTCCCTAAGAATCTTGGCTACCTTCACCACCAAGTCGTCGGTGTTCCTTAATCCCACAGCACAGAGAGACACTGGGGCATTGGCAAAGGACTCACCAGAGTCGTACTGCTTCCATACAAACTCATCCATCTCGTTTCTGGGCTGATAATCCTTCAATGGAACATCAACCTGAGGATCAACTGTGGTTACAGGGAAGGCTATGGCTGGGTAGTCAAGAAGGTTCCACTGAGCAGTATAGCCCCAGTACCTGGATGTCCTTGGTTTGCAAGCTGGACCTGGGAATACCGGCGCTATAACAGCATCAGGAGCACCTTGGCTCAACCAATGCGCAAGGTACTCCTTACGATACTTGCCCTTCTCGAGGTTCCAGTGCCAGATATCCTTAGGCTGCAAGGGTTTGACATGCTTGCCGCTAAGAATCCACTCTGTTTGAGGAAGCATTGGCTCGCCCGATTTTTCCATCGTCGATCTCGTGTCAGCGCCTCCATCCTCGAAATAGAGAGAAGTGATGATCTCCCACGCCTTCTCGTGCTTGTAGGGTTTGAAGGGAACGACTTCGATGTTGGGAAGCTTCGAGAGCTGGTCAGACACCATCTTAAGGGCTCTTGCAATGGGCGGCTGTGGTGCTACCACGCCATCATCGTACAAGATGCCaatcttgagcttctccttcttatCAGGATTCCATGGAAGAGGATACAAGGAAGGGTCGACAAGCCAGGGAGCTGAAGCAGTAATGGTACGCATCACGAGGCACAAGAGGTCCAAAGAACGAGTCATGGGCCCTGTTACAGAAAGAATCGATTCAGAACCAAGCTGGCACGAGAAGAAGTCGCTGGATGGAAGTCTACCTACAGTAGTCCTGAGCCCATAGATACCATTGAAAGCACTGGGACAGCGGATACTGCCACCAATATCGGAGCCAAGCccaaaagcagcagcgCCAATGCCTTGGATGGCACCTTCACCTCCCGAGGAGCCTCCACAAGTCAACAGAGAGTTGTATGGGTTCACAGTCCGGCCATGAGTCCAAGATTCACACTCGagcatcatcaacgactGTGGGTTAGTGGTACGAACAAACGGAacagcaccagcagcaaccAAAATATTGACAATGTCAGCGTCGTAGTCAACGACTCTGTCCAAGAAGCAGAGGGAGCCGTGGGTAACCGCTCTTCCTTTCACTGGGatcatctccttcaacgagaGAGGAAGGCCCATCAATGGCAAGTCCTTTGAGCCCAGATCGAGTTTCTTAGCCAATTGCAAGGCCTCCTCGGGCATGAATTCGTATACACAGTTGACGAGCTTTGATGCAAACACAGCAGCGTGGAAGTAGGCCGTAAGCACCTCCACACACGAAACCTTTCCCAGCTTGATGtcctgaagaagaagatagGGGTCTTTTTCAGTGATTTCGAGCGACTTTTCCGGCATTTTTTCCCTGAACACCTCAATTGGCACTGTTGCAGGCGACCCGTAGTCTTCAACGGTCTTTCCTCTAGCCGAGGGAAGCGAGTCGAGCGCCAGCTGAGCCTCCTTGTCGAGAGGGAACAACTCCAAGGTTCTCTTGAGGGACGTGTCGTAGATGTTAGTTGCTCTTTGAGCCAATTCCTGCCAGGTCATTGTATGTTAGATGGTGTATTTGTTAAAAGGCTCGATGGGCGGATTGCCCTGGTATATATACTTCCCGGCACGGCGGTTATCAGCACAGCGTTGGACCCAATTGGTGACGCACAAGAGGAAAGCGTGAATGAAGAAGTGCAGGGGTTAAAGTGGATTTGTGGGGGCTTCGGGGTACAGTGTGGAGAGGTATAGAGTAGGGGCTATTAGGGAGAAAAAGGATCGAGCCAGAAGCCAAAAGAGGAGTGCGTGATGGGAGTGGGTGGTCGAGGAGACGG
It encodes the following:
- the OPT6 gene encoding Opt6p, translated to MPQEYIELQQFPREDDEPRNESKSSLGFSLSHEEIITILARMGQPTSYESLDDLPRSAQFMIEKIEGLKIEDAIVILRDTLAEHTGDVNFPSADYHLIERLLAHLPKKSQSDSDISGETKMDSSISDKTYDTWALEVRLEAALVAFHSPYPEVRAVVDPYDDHTIPAETLRVYVIGLSWTLVGSLINNFFVHRLPSITLSSSTVQLLLLPSGRLWEKAFAPNKKIKILGRYFDINPGPWNYKEMMLATIIYSCSAGTPYSIYNFFVMKLDRFYGLEWVSWTYQVMFALSTQFLGFAFAFLMLKVCVYPKKAMWPTLLPTIALNRALMNEDPPTNINGWKISRYSFFFVVFMASFCYNWLPSYLFKALSTFNWPTWFSPNSIHLVNITGTNQGLGLNPLPSLDWNIIDMAGCLTIPFYTYANQYIGMLLGFVTILMVYYSNNKWTSYFPINSNRLFNNKGEVYNVKKILNENKSFDHKKYMEYGPPYFAAANLVLYGAYFCMYPFAILYHTVTEWSSMKQSFANIWLTLKDAFQKDHDSNYRRFGTDPHCQMMSHYKEVPSWWFVTILIVSVSFALICVIFYPVETPVWGIFFTIGINFLFLIPITAIASVTGFTFGLNVLVELIVGYAIPNSGIALITLKAYGYNIDSQASNYITDQKLAHYTKIPPRAIFRGQIISTFLSVFVALFIANWQMDNIPDICELHQKNRLRCPGANTYFFSSIQYGEIGPAKVFGGIYPVLKWCFLLGAVMVIPMALFKKIGPRNITRSFQPTIILGGFLSYAPYNLSYFTMGLYLSFIFMNRIKRTYTIWWEKYNYILTSALSAGVAFSALLIFFTVQYNKDELDWWGNRLSNMGIEGSNKHHTWLKASDAPEGYIGLRKDQFP